Proteins encoded in a region of the Puntigrus tetrazona isolate hp1 unplaced genomic scaffold, ASM1883169v1 S000000149, whole genome shotgun sequence genome:
- the LOC122332904 gene encoding torsin-1A-like, producing MKACNFLMYFFLPSALCCTRNVILFHMGTLGVILISTLFVEQDPLLPFDPKRLEADLEKSLFGQHIASDVVLKAVSSFMTKQNPNKPLVLSFHGTTGTGKNHVAKIIARNIYIKGEKSEHVHIIIPDYHFPDKQYSHIYSAQLKQLIRKSVASFPRSIFIFDEMDKMDPQLIDAIKPFLDYNARADGASVNQAIFIFSQVINNAGGKAILDLVLDFWKRGGDREEIRMNGKDVKILISEGIKKNNKDGFSYSSLINQHLIDHCVPFLPLEMKHVHQCAMAEMVHMNITQNYYLANRVARNMPYFPEQERLFALKGCKSVRQKLVLYVGE from the exons ATGAAagcatgtaattttttaatgtattttttcctgCCGTCTGCATTATGCTGCACACGAAATGTGATTTTGTTTCATATGGGCACGCTGGGTGTGATACTGATTTCGACGTTATTCGTAGAACAGGACCCTTTGCTGCCTTTTGATCCTAAAC gTTTGGAGGCAGATTTAGAGAAATCTCTCTTCGGGCAGCATATCGCATCTGACGTTGTACTAAAAGCGGTGTCGTCGTTTATGACCaaacaaaacccaaacaaaccCCTGGTCCTCTCTTTCCACGGGACTACTGGAACCGGAAAGAATCACGTCGCTAAAATCATCGCAAGGAACATTTACATAAAAGGGGAAAAGAGTGAACACGTTCACATAATAATACCTGACTATCATTTTCCAGATAAACAATATTCACACATCTACAGC GCACAGCTAAAGCAGTTGATCCGTAAAAGTGTAGCAAGTTTTCCCCGCTCCATTTTCATATTTGATGAAATGGACAAGATGGATCCCCAGCTGATCGACGCCATAAAACCTTTTCTAGACTACAATGCCCGTGCAGATGGAGCGTCAGTCAACCAAGCCATCTTCATTTTTTCTCAGGTGATCAA TAATGCCGGTGGGAAAGCGATTTTGGACTTGGTTCTGGATTTCTGGAAAAGAGGGGGAGATCGCGAAGAGATCAGGATGAACGGCAAGGATGTTAAGATTTTGATCTCTGAAGGCatcaagaaaaacaataaag ATGGATTTTCATACTCGAGTCTAATAAACCAACATCTTATTGACCACTGTGTTCCTTTCCTACCTCTGGAGATGAAGCATGTCCACCAGTGTGCCATGGCTGAGATGGTGCACATGAACATCACACAGAATTATTATCTGGCAAATAGAGTGGCAAGAAACATGCCCTACTTCCCGGAACAAGAGAGACTCTTTGCTCTTAAAGGCTGCAAGTCAGTTAGGCAGAAGTTGGTGTTGTATGTTGGTGAATAG
- the LOC122332906 gene encoding torsin-1A-like, translating to MRALHLLMLSFLVSNITSVSSNLQDAIVEFALEKLFKELTPIFTTFFEGNDDDLLLPFDPKRLKADLRENLFGQHIASDVVLKAVTSFMTDSNPNKPLVLSFHGTTGTGKNHVSTIIARNIYKKGEQSKHVHKFISQHHFPHKDHSHSYNAQLKQWIPGNVSSFARTMFIFDEMDKMHPRLIDTVKPFLDYNAFVDGVSFNKAIFLFLSNAGGNMIFNLALDFWREGRDRSEIKMNSNKLEIMISENIKNEKNGFLHSSIIDHHLIDHYIPFLPLELKHVRQCVLAEMLHLNMTQDVDLADKVARDMPFSPKEERIFAVKGCRNVGQKLALHNDE from the exons ATGAGAGCGTTGCATCTGCTCATGCTTTCATTTCTGGTGTCGAATATAACATCGGTATCATCAAATTTACAGGATGCAATCGTGGAGTTTGCGTTAGAAAAACTGTTCAAAGAACTAACTCCTATATTTACCACGTTTTTTGAAGGGAATGATGACGATCTTCTATTGCCTTTTGATCCTAAAC GTCTGAAGGCGGATTTAAGAGAAAACCTCTTCGGGCAGCACATTGCGTCTGATGTCGTGCTGAAAGCTGTAACGTCGTTTATGACCGACAGCAACCCGAACAAACCCCTGGTCCTCTCTTTCCACGGGACTACAGGAACCGGAAAAAACCACGTTTCTACAATCATTGcaagaaacatttacaaaaaaggtGAACAGAGCAAGCATGTGCACAAATTTATATCGCAGCATCATTTCCCTCACAAAGATCATTCACATTCCTACAAT gcACAGTTAAAGCAGTGGATTCCTGGAAATGTATCAAGTTTTGCACGCACTATGTTCATATTTGATGAGATGGATAAGATGCATCCACGGCTGATCGACACCGTCAAGCCTTTTCTAGACTACAACGCCTTCGTAGACGGAGTGTCATTCAACAAagccatctttctttttctcag TAATGCAGGTGGGAATATGATTTTTAACTTGGCTCTGGATTTCTGGAGGGAAGGCAGAGATCGGAGTGAGATCAAGATGAACAGCAACAAACTGGAGATTATGATCTCTGAAAACATCAAGAATGAGAAAA ATGGATTTCTGCACTCTAGTATAATAGATCATCATCTGATCGATCACTATATTCCTTTCCTTCCTCTGGAGCTGAAGCACGTGCGTCAGTGTGTCTTGGCTGAGATGCTACATCTGAACATGACTCAAGACGTGGACCTGGCAGATAAAGTGGCCAGAGACATGCC